One window of the Cryptomeria japonica chromosome 7, Sugi_1.0, whole genome shotgun sequence genome contains the following:
- the LOC131062307 gene encoding protein ASPARTIC PROTEASE IN GUARD CELL 2, translated as MEKLCSLIIFPFVLFCVLGPISGEIRTGYHNLNVAARLRALSSKPAELQDENRGRNPWTLQVLHREHLIPGNSTFEERFRARLERESGRVEALNRRVENKLSQDLVGGMKKVDDFGSEVMSGMIEGSGEYFTRIGVGTPAREQYMVLDTGSDVVWVQCQPCNDCYDQADPVFDPSYSASFTSVSCTSAVCSELEISDCNSRGCAYQVAYGDGSYSVGSFATETLTFGRTTVQNVGIGCGHDNQGLFVGAGGLLGLGAGRLSFPTQLGSYGKVFSYCLVDRDSESTGYLDFGPEAQARAGSGSVFTPFFRNPRLSTFYYVPLTHISVGGLMVSLPQKVFQFDETGRGGVIVDSGTAVTRLQSDAYIAMRDAFVVGMSHLPRAEGMSIFDTCYDLSGQETVSVPAIGFHFINGASLSLPARNCLIPVDSMGTFCLAFAPTSGSLSIIGNIQQQGVRVSFDSVNSLVGFALNQC; from the coding sequence ATGGAGAAGCTCTGTAGTCTCATAATTTTCCCCTTTGTTCTGTTCTGTGTTCTCGGACCCATTTCAGGGGAAATACGAACTGGGTATCATAATCTGAATGTTGCAGCTCGGCTGAGAGCCCTGAGCTCTAAGCCTGCGGAGCTGCAAGACGAGAATCGTGGCAGAAATCCCTGGACTCTGCAAGTTTTACACAGAGAGCATCTCATTCCGGGAAACTCGACCTTCGAGGAGCGCTTCAGGGCAAGACTGGAAAGGGAATCCGGGCGGGTGGAGGCCCTGAACCGGCGGGTCGAGAACAAACTGAGCCAAGATCTAGTGGGGGGCATGAAAAAGGTCGATGATTTTGGCAGCGAGGTGATGTCCGGCATGATAGAAGGCAGCGGGGAGTACTTTACCCGCATAGGCGTGGGGACTCCGGCCAGGGAGCAATACATGGTGTTGGACACGGGCAGCGATGTAGTCTGGGTGCAGTGCCAACCGTGCAACGATTGCTACGACCAGGCCGACCCGGTCTTCGACCCGTCCTACTCGGCCTCCTTCACCTCCGTCTCCTGCACTTCCGCAGTCTGCAGCGAGCTCGAGATCTCCGACTGTAACAGCCGCGGGTGCGCATATCAGGTAGCGTATGGAGACGGCTCGTATTCCGTCGGGAGCTTCGCGACCGAGACGCTAACATTCGGTCGAACGACGGTGCAGAACGTCGGTATCGGGTGCGGGCATGACAACCAGGGACTGTTCGTTGGGGCCGGCGGGTTGCTCGGTTTGGGGGCCGGTCGGCTGTCTTTTCCGACCCAACTGGGGAGTTATGGGAAGGTTTTTTCATACTGTCTTGTCGACCGGGACTCAGAGTCCACTGGGTATCTGGATTTTGGACCAGAGGCCCAGGCCCGAGCCGGGTCCGGGTCAGTTTTTACTCCATTTTTCCGAAATCCACGCCTGAGTACTTTTTATTATGTTCCTCTGACGCACATTAGTGTCGGCGGGTTAATGGTGTCGCTTCCACAGAAGGTTTTTCAGTTCGACGAGACTGGTCGGGGAGGTGTGATTGTGGATTCGGGCACGGCCGTCACGCGGCTGCAGAGCGACGCTTATATTGCCATGCGTGATGCTTTTGTTGTGGGTATGAGTCATCTACCTCGGGCCGAAGGAATGTCTATTTTCGACACTTGTTATGATCTGTCCGGGCAGGAAACTGTTAGTGTTCCTGCAATTGGTTTTCATTTCATCAATGGCGCTTCTTTGAGTCTCCCGGCCCGGAACTGTTTGATTCCTGTGGATTCCATGGGGACTTTTTGCCTGGCTTTTGCACCCACCTCGGGTAGCTTGTCGATCATCGGGAATATTCAGCAGCAAGGCGTTCGGGTCTCTTTCGATTCTGTCAACTCTCTTGTTGGCTTCGCTCTCAATCAGTGCTAA